A region of Etheostoma cragini isolate CJK2018 chromosome 2, CSU_Ecrag_1.0, whole genome shotgun sequence DNA encodes the following proteins:
- the LOC117957432 gene encoding serine protease HTRA3-like, with product MHLLLLAAALLFTHDFTGAVSSDKCSRCDVSSCPSPSCPGGYVPDRCNCCLACSPREGDPCGRRNDLPCGDGLECKALAAGRRRGSKGVCRCTVEDEVCGSDGKTYGNVCRMRAASRRGEQKGRAAVSQAHKGHCVPSSAGRPLVRPSSPRYKFNFIADVVEKIAPAVVHIELFIRHPLSGRHVRLSSGSGFIVNHSGVIVTNAHVVTAATTVTGRPRLRVELNDGDAYEATVRDVDRKADIATVKVQPKKKLPVLSLGRSADLRPGEFVVAIGSPFALQNTVTTGIVSTTQRDGKELGIKDSDMDYIQTDAIINYGNSGGPLLNLDGEVIGINTLKVTAGISFAIPSDRIRRFLAESRIKHRKEKTRLRRQLTEDPQSDADTSGGKRPSLGIRMLTVTKALVAELQRQNPYFPAVSSGVLVQQVIPDTAAETGGIRGVMS from the exons ATGCATCTTCTTCTACTTGCGGCGGCGCTTCTCTTTACGCACGACTTTACCGGAGCCGTGAGCTCTGACAAGTGCTCCCGCTGCGACGTGAGCTCCTGTCCGAGCCCCAGCTGTCCCGGGGGGTACGTCCCGGACAGATGTAACTGCTGCCTGGCGTGTTCACCGCGCGAGGGAGACCCCTGCGGCCGCAGAAACGACCTGCCCTGCGGGGATGGACTGGAGTGCAAGGCGCTCGCTGCGGGAAGGCGGCGAGGCTCCAAGGGGGTCTGCCGGTGTACCGTGGAGGACGAAGTGTGTGGGAGCGACGGGAAAACATACGGTAATGTGTGCAGGATGAGAGCGGCCAGCCGGAGAGGTGAGCAGAAGGGGAGAGCCGCAGTTAGCCAAGCGCACAAAGGACACTGCGTACCATCCAGCGCAG GTCGTCCACTGGTCCGTCCCAGCAGTCCTCGCTACAAGTTCAACTTCATTGCGGACGTAGTGGAGAAAATAGCACCTGCTGTTGTCCACATTGAACTGTtcataag ACACCCCCTGTCTGGTCGCCACGTGCGTCTCTCCAGCGGCTCTGGCTTCATCGTGAACCACTCAGGTGTGATCGTGACCAACGCTCACGTGGTAACCGCAGCGACCACGGTGACAGGGAGGCCCCGGCTGCGCGTGGAGCTCAACGACGGCGACGCGTACGAGGCCACGGTCAGAGACGTGGACAGGAAGGCCGACATCGCCACGGTCAAAGTCCAGCCCAAG AAAAAGCTTCCTGTGCTGTCTCTGGGCCGTTCAGCAGATCTGAGACCGGGCGAGTTCGTGGTTGCTATTGGCAGCCCCTTCGCCCTGCAGAACACCGTCACCACGGGCATCGTCAGCACCACTCAGAGGGATGGCAAGGAGCTGGGCATCAAGGACTCAGACATGGACTACATCCAGACCGACGCTATTATTAat TACGGAAATTCCGGAGGACCTCTTCTTAACTTG GACGGCGAGGTGATAGGCATCAACACTCTGAAAGTGACAGCAGGGATCTCCTTTGCGATTCCCTCAGACCGAATCAGACGCTTCCTCGCAGAGTCGCGGATCAAACACAGGAAAG AAAAGACCAGACTGCGAAGACAACTGACAGAGGACCCCCAGTCGGACGCGG acaCGTCTGGAGGGAAGAGACCTTCTTTAGGCATCAGGATGCTGACTGTAACCAAGGC TCTAGTGGCAGAGTTGCAACGTCAGAATCCATACTTTCCTGCGGTCAGCAGCGGAGTTTTGGTGCAACAGGTCATACCTGACACTGCTGCAGAAAC